DNA sequence from the Coturnix japonica isolate 7356 unplaced genomic scaffold, Coturnix japonica 2.1 chrUnrandom689, whole genome shotgun sequence genome:
TTAGGAGTCtatggggatttatggggtttcATAGGAATCTATGGGTACTATAGGAGActaatgggattatggggtccATAGGGATCTATTCATAGGAGTTGGGGCATATGGTTCTAAATAGAGtttatggggatctatggggtctatagggatctatggggatctatggggtctataggggtctatggggtctatggggatctatggggatctatgggggtctataggggtctatggggtctatagaGGCTGTgcagatctatggggtctatagggatctatggggtctgtggggtctatggggtctatagggatctatgtGGGCTGTGGGGTCTATTGGGGcctatgggatctataggggtctgtatggatctatggggtctataggggtctatagggatctatagggattTTTTgggtctatagggatctatgtGTGGTGGTAATGGGATGGTGTTTATGGGGTGGTGGTAATGGGATGGTGGTAATGGGATGGTGGTTATGGGATGATGTTAATGGGATGATGGTAATGGGATGATGTTAATGGGATGATGTTAATGGGATTATGTTAATGGGATGATGGTAATGGGGTCATGGTGTTTATGGGATCATGGTGCCCCATGGCCCCATATCGATGTCCCCATAGAGGGTCATGGTCACAAGGAGAAGCTGGAGCTGGTGGTAATGGGATGGTGGTTATGGGATGATGTTAATGGGGTGGTGGTGGCCCCATATCAATGTCCCTATAGAGGGTCGGGGCCATAAGGAGAAGCTGGAGCTGGTGGTTATGGGATGATGTTAATGGGATGGTGGTAATGGGATGGTGGTTATGGGATGATGGTAATGGGATGGTGGTTATGGGATGATGTTAATGGGATGATGTTAATGGGGTCATGGTGTTTATGGGATCATGGTGACCCCATATCGATGTCCCCATAGAGGGTCGGGGCCATAAGGAGAAGCTGGAGCTGGTTGTAATGGGGTGGTGGTTATGGGatggtggttatggggtggttatggggtcatgTTGTTAATGGGATGATGTTAATGGGGTCATGGTGTTTATGGGATCATGGTGACCCCATATCGATGTCCCTATAGAGGGTCGTGGCCATAAGGAGAAGCTGGAGCTGGTGGCCTCGTTCTCGTTGTTCGGGAACGTGATGTCCATGGCCAGCGTCCAGCTGGCGGGAGCAAAAAGGGACGCGCTGCTGCTCAGCTTCAAGGACGCCaaggtgggatatgggggatatgtatggggtgggatatggggtgggatatggggtatgggatatggggtgggatatgtggtatgggggatatggggtgggatatggggggatatgggagcCAAGAGGGACGCGCTGCTGCTCAGCTTCAAGGACGCCaaggtgggatatggggtcagatatgggatatggggtgggatatgggatatggggatatgggggatatggggcataTGGGGGATNNNNNNNNNNNNNNNNNNNNNNNNNgggatggggatggggtgggatgaggATGGTCAGGGATatagggtggggatgggatggggatggggatatggaCGGGGGTatgatggggatgaggatggggacGGGGACAGGGACAGGAATGGGATGGTGATGGGGAATGAGGGCagatatggggatggggattggATGGGGGTGGGATGAGATGAGGGTTGATACAGGGTTGGGCTGGGGTCTCATGTCCCCTCCCCACCACGTTCTCCCCATTACAGCTGTCGGTGGTGGAGTACGACCCCGGCACCCACGACCTGAAGACGCTCTCCCTGCACTACTTTGAGGAGCCGGAGCTGCgggtgggtgtggggctgggtcTAACCATTAAGTGTGGGGGGGATTTGGGCCTCCCCGTGACCCCCCGTCCTCATTCTGACCCCATAAACAGGACGGCTTCGTGCAGAACGTGCACATCCCCAAAGTGCGGGTGGACCCCGACGGGCGCTGCGCTGTGATGCTCATCTACGGCACCCGGCTCGTGGTGCTGCCCTTCAGACGGGACTCATTGGCCGACGAGCACGAGGGGCTGGTGGGAGAGGGGTGAGTGGGTCAATGTGGTGTGGGGCTGACCTCAGGTGGACAACGGGAGGCCCTACATGGCCAacatgggggtctatggggctgacGTGGAGCTTGGTGCCGTCAGCTTGACCCATctggggctcaatggggtctgGTGTGGCCAACGTGGGTCTCAGTGAGGACAGCTGGACCCATctggggctcaatggggccaGTGTGGCCAACATGGAGCTCAGTGAGGTCAGCTGGACCCATctggggctcaatggggccaGTGTGGCCAACACGGAGCTCAATGGGTCAACTGGACCCATCTGGGGTTCAGTGGGGCCAGTGTGGCCAACATGGAGCTCAATGGGGTCAACTGGACCCATCTGTGGCCTAACATGGCCATCATATGCCCTGGTGTGGCCAACATGGAGCTCAGTGGGGTCAACTGGACCCAtctggggctcagtggggctcaatggggccaGTGTGGGCCAACACTGGAGCTCAGTGGGGTCAACTGGACACGCATGCGGGGTTCAGTGGGCCAGTGTGGCCAATATGGCAGGGCGTATCAGTGGGTCACTGGAACAATCTGTGGGCCAACAGGCGATGGCCCATCAAATATGCCTGGTGTGGTTCCACatgggtctcagtggggtcAACTGGACCCACCGTGGGTGCTGCAACTGGGGCCAGTGTGGCCTAACATTGTAGCGTCAAGTGGAGGTCAAACTGGAACCCATGCGTGGCCGCTAAAACCATGGCCATCATACCTGCCCTGGTGGTGGCCAACATGGGTCCTAGTGTGGTAACCCGGGTACCGATCATGCCTGGTGGGCTCCACAATGAGGGGAGTCCAGTGCCTCAGGCACGAACCCATCTGAGGCACGCTAAATGGGCGGGTAACTGGACCACtctggggctcagtggggctcaatggggccaGTGTGCCAAATTTCTTGAGCTCAGTGGGAGGTCCAACTGGAACGCCATGCTGGGGCTCAACGGGGCCACTTGTGGCCAAACATGGAGGCCAATGGGGTCCAACGGACCCGCATCGGGGCTCAGTGGGCCAATGGGGCCAGTGTGGCCAAATGTTTGAGGCTCAGTGGGGTCAACTGGACCCATACTGGGGGCCCCCTTTCAATGGGGCCAGGGTTGGCCAACATGGAGCTCAATGGCGGTCAACTTGGACCCATCTGGGGCTCAAGTGGGACTCAATGGGCCAGTGTGGCCAAATGTTGAGCTCAGTGGGGGTCAACGTGGAACCAATCTGGAAGCACACGGGGCCAGTGTGGCCATACATGGAGCTCATGGGGTCAAACTCCTGGACCCATCTGGGGCGCCAACATGCGTCAGTTGCAGTGCCCTGGTGGGTGGCCAACATGGAGCT
Encoded proteins:
- the CPSF1 gene encoding cleavage and polyadenylation specificity factor subunit 1; its protein translation is MSMASVQLAGAKRDALLLSFKDAKLSVVEYDPGTHDLKTLSLHYFEEPELRDGFVQNVHIPKVRVDPDGRCAVMLIYGTRLVVLPFRRDSLADEHEGLVGEG